The Aeromicrobium yanjiei DNA segment GCCGCTGCCGCCGGACCCGCTGGATCCACCACTGTCGCTGCTGCTGCTTCCGCAGGCAGCCAGTCCGCCGGCGATCACCACGCCCGCGGTCACGGTCATCAGTTGTTTGAACACTGTTCCTCCATGTGGGATGGGGACCCGACGTCGCCTGACACCGGACCGGTCGAGGACGGTTGCGGGCGGACATCCGCGTACGTCCCCGGGCTTCACCTCGGCTGAGGATCCGCCCTTCTGCCGACCGATGAGCTCCACGTGTGACGTGGACCACAGAGGTCGTTGGAGAAATTGTTAACGCTAACATTCCTTGTCGTCAAGGCCTTGGCGCAAACTTCGGGCCCGAGCAGGGAGCGAACCGCCCGGGCGACACCCGGTCCTCCCCGGAGCCCTGAACCAGGGAACCGGTCCCCTGGTTCCCACGCCCACGTCTCCAGGCCCACGGCGTCTCGCTGTGTGAAGGTGGAGACGGGGGCAGCCGTGACAGGGACCGATGAGCGACGAACGTCGCGCGTGAGACGCGACGACATCCAGGGGCTGCGTGCCGTGGCCGTCCTGGTCGTCGTGGCGTATCACGCTGGGGCGCCGTTCGTGCCCGGCGGCTTCGTCGGTGTCGATCTGTTCTTCGTGCTCTCGGGCTTCCTCATCACCCAGCTGCTGCTGCGCGAGATCACGATCACCGGCACCGTGAGCCTGCGGCAGTTCTGGGCCCGCAGGGCCCGGCGCATCCTGCCCGTCTCCGCGCTCGTGCTGGTGTCGACGATGCTCGCGGTCCGCGTGTTCATGAGCCCCCTCGACCGCCCGGCAATCGGCCGCGACGTCGTGTGGTCGGCGCTGTTCTCCGGCAACTGGCGGTTCGCGCTGCAGCAGACCGACTACCTGGCAGCCGAGCGTGACCCCTCACCTGTCCTGCACTACTGGAGTCTTGGGGTCGAGGAACAGTTCTACCTCGTCTGGCCGCTTCTCCTGCTCGCGCTCGCCGCCGGTTGGCGGCTGGCGGGACGAGCGGGATCCGTACGAGCCCGACTCCTCGTGCTCGCGTTCGTGACGGTGATCGCGGTCTCGTTCACGTACTGCCTCCACCTCAGCACGACGGACCAGCCGTTCGCGTACTTCGGCACCCCGGCGCGCGCGTGGCAGCTCGCGGCCGGAGCGCTCGTGGCCGTCGCGGTGCCGGTCATCAGCAGCTGGCGGCCCGGCACCCGTACCGGTCTGGGCGTCGTCGGCCTGGCACTGCTGGGTGCGAGCGTCGCGATCCTCGACGAGTCGGGCGTCGCCGGCCTCACCTACCCGTCCTGGCTGGCTGTCGCCCCGACCCTCGCCGGCATGCTGCTGGTCACGGCCGGCACCGGCTCGGCGGGCCCACTGGGGCGGGCCCTCGCGATTCGTCCGCTGCCGTGGATCGGGGACCTCTCATTCTCCTTGTACCTCTGGCACTGGCCCGTGCTCGTCATCGGGATGGCCGCCCTCGACTCGCGTTCCCCGACCACCCGGGCGGCTCTGGTCGCCGTCGCGGTGGGTCTCAGTGTCGCGAGCTTCCACGTCGTGGAGACCCCGATGCGTCACGCGCGGCTGCTGGTCCGTCGTCCGGTGCTCAGCATCGCCGTGGGAGCGTGCCTCGTGGCGGCCGTTCTCCCCGTCGCGGCGTACGCCTCTCAGACCGGCTCGATCGATCGACTGACGGTGACAGGGATGGACGGCACGACCCCCCGCGGCGCGGCGGCCCAGGAGACCGTCAGGCCTCCCCTGGCAGACGCAGCCGACGACCAAGGACCGTTCAAGCAGCACGGCTGCCACGTGGGCTTCGCGCAGGTGGTCGTTCCGTCGTGGGACGCCTGCACCTTCGGGCGCCGCGGGTCCGACCGCGAGGTCGTGGTGCTCGGCGACTCCATCGCCGGTGCGATCGCCCCCGCAGTGCTCACGGCGGGCGAGCGCCGGGGGTGGGCCGTGACGGTCTGGGCCAAGAGCAGCTGCCCGATGGCCGACGTCACCCGGTTCGACCCCGCTCGCGGCGGGACGTACGAGGAGTGCGACGCCTTCCGCGAGGCTGCCCTACGAGCGATCGAGAAGCGCCGACCCGACGTGGTCGTGATCGCGATGAGCCGGCTCACGACCGAGTGGCTGGAGGCCGACGGGAGGCGGCTGGGCAAGCGGGCGTCCGTCGACCACGCGATCGAAGGCATGGTGCGCACGGTCGAGCGTCTCCACGCCACCGGCATCGGCGTGGTGCTGTCGGACTCCCCCAACCGCGCACCGTTCTTCCCCACGTCGTGCCTGGCCGAGACGCGCGACGCCCGCCAGTGCACCTTCCACCGCAACGGGAAGACCTCGATCATGGCGGAGACCTCTCGGGCGATGGGTGACGACGCGGTCCTCGTGAGGGCCAACGCGACGGCGTGCCCCCAGGACATCTGCCATCCCGTCGTCGACAACGTGGTGGTCTATCGGGACAAGGTGCACTTCACCCAGACCTTCGCCAGGACCCTCGCCGATCGGTTCGCCGCCGGCGTGGCCCGGGCCACGCGCCACTGAGCGCCGCTGCCCCGTATCGTCGAGCCGTGAGCCTCTCCCTCCCCACGTACGACCAGGTCCTCGAGCTCCCGGCGCAGGTCGATCGTGTGGTGCCCCAGGAGTTCATCGACGTCAACGGGCACATGAACATCGGCCGTTATCTCGAGATCGGCGGCAGCGCGCTGTGGCTGCGCTGCCAGGAGGACCTCGCGATGACCGACGACTACATCAGCAGCCGAGGGATGTCCACGTTCACCGCGGAGCACCACCTGACCTACTACGCCGAGATCCTCGAGGGCGAGGAGGTCTCGGCCCACGTACGCCTGGTGGAGCGCTCCGACAAGGTGCTGCACACCGTGACCCTGATCGCCAACCGCACGCGCGGGCAGCTGGCCTGCGTCCTGGAGGCGACCCTCGTCCACATGGACATGTCGACACGGCGCCCCACGCCGTTCCCGGACGACGTGGCCGAGCTCATCGACGCCGGACTGAAGTCCGACGACCTGCCCTGGCTGCCACCTCTGTGCGGCGCGATGGGCGTGCGGCGCAGGTCATGAACGACGATCTCGGTCATGCCGTCCAGGTCGAGCGGCCCGCCCGCCGGGTCGTGTCGCTCGTGCCGTCCCTGACCGAGGCCGTCGCCGCCACTCGTCCCGAGACGCTGGTGGGAGCAACGGACTGGTGCACCCACCCGGCAGACCTCGACGTCGCACGGGTGCGCGGGACCAAGAACCCCGACCGCGCGGCGATTGCCCACCTGCACCCGGATCTCGTCATCGCCAACCGCGAGGAGAACCGCGAGCTCGACGTCGACCGCCTGCGCCGGGCCGGCATCCCGGTGTGGGTCACCGAGATCGAGACCGTGGGCCAGTCCTTCTCCTCGATGCGCCGGCTCTTCGTCGACGGCCTCGGCTGGGACGTGCCGGACTGGCTGGACGAGGCCGAGCGGGTCTGGGCCGAGCCGGCGCGCCTCGCACCGGCCCGCGTCGCGCTGCCGATCTGGCGTGATCCATGGATGGTCGTGGGCTCCCGCACGTTCACCGGCGACCTCCTGGGGCGGCTGGGCCTCGTCAACGCGTTCGGCCACCACCAGGACCGCTATCCGCACGTCGAGCTGGACGTGATCGACGCCGC contains these protein-coding regions:
- a CDS encoding acyltransferase family protein; this encodes MRRDDIQGLRAVAVLVVVAYHAGAPFVPGGFVGVDLFFVLSGFLITQLLLREITITGTVSLRQFWARRARRILPVSALVLVSTMLAVRVFMSPLDRPAIGRDVVWSALFSGNWRFALQQTDYLAAERDPSPVLHYWSLGVEEQFYLVWPLLLLALAAGWRLAGRAGSVRARLLVLAFVTVIAVSFTYCLHLSTTDQPFAYFGTPARAWQLAAGALVAVAVPVISSWRPGTRTGLGVVGLALLGASVAILDESGVAGLTYPSWLAVAPTLAGMLLVTAGTGSAGPLGRALAIRPLPWIGDLSFSLYLWHWPVLVIGMAALDSRSPTTRAALVAVAVGLSVASFHVVETPMRHARLLVRRPVLSIAVGACLVAAVLPVAAYASQTGSIDRLTVTGMDGTTPRGAAAQETVRPPLADAADDQGPFKQHGCHVGFAQVVVPSWDACTFGRRGSDREVVVLGDSIAGAIAPAVLTAGERRGWAVTVWAKSSCPMADVTRFDPARGGTYEECDAFREAALRAIEKRRPDVVVIAMSRLTTEWLEADGRRLGKRASVDHAIEGMVRTVERLHATGIGVVLSDSPNRAPFFPTSCLAETRDARQCTFHRNGKTSIMAETSRAMGDDAVLVRANATACPQDICHPVVDNVVVYRDKVHFTQTFARTLADRFAAGVARATRH
- a CDS encoding thioesterase family protein, which gives rise to MSLSLPTYDQVLELPAQVDRVVPQEFIDVNGHMNIGRYLEIGGSALWLRCQEDLAMTDDYISSRGMSTFTAEHHLTYYAEILEGEEVSAHVRLVERSDKVLHTVTLIANRTRGQLACVLEATLVHMDMSTRRPTPFPDDVAELIDAGLKSDDLPWLPPLCGAMGVRRRS
- a CDS encoding helical backbone metal receptor — encoded protein: MNDDLGHAVQVERPARRVVSLVPSLTEAVAATRPETLVGATDWCTHPADLDVARVRGTKNPDRAAIAHLHPDLVIANREENRELDVDRLRRAGIPVWVTEIETVGQSFSSMRRLFVDGLGWDVPDWLDEAERVWAEPARLAPARVALPIWRDPWMVVGSRTFTGDLLGRLGLVNAFGHHQDRYPHVELDVIDAAGTDLVILPDEPYVFTPVDGPEAFTHTPTALVPGRALTWYGPSLVTARSELEALLSAT